From the genome of bacterium:
GCCCCTTTCCGCCATGCGCTCGTCCAGCTCCTTCAAGGCCTTCAGCTCCTCGGCGGTGGCGGCCAGGCCGAAGATCTCCTGGCGCGAGTTGTCCAGGCTGCGGCGGGCCGTCGCCAGGTTGAGCTTGATCACGCGCACCCGCCAGATCGCCTTCTGAACGCTGCCCTCCTTCGGGTTGATGCCCACGTCCTGGGCCGCCAGGCGCAGGAGGGAATCCAGCAGCTCGGCTTCGGCCCCGCTTCCCTCCACCGACACCTCGGCCTGGCCGATGCGGCGGGCGGGGCGCCGGCAATCCGCCTCATCCTCGTCCGCCGCCGCTTGCCGGGCCGCCTGGGACAAGGCTTTTTTCATTTGTTGGGAGTCGATGCAGGAGGAGGCGAGGAGGGCCAGGATGCCCAGCAGGATCCACCAGCGCATGAGGGAGGAAGGGCAGGTCCGCGTCATGGCGGAATGTGGCACTGACGCGAGGCAGGGTCAACCGGTTGGAATGGGCCTGTGACCATCTTAACTTGTTCACAACTGGAACGGGAATGCTCATGACCCCTGCCTCACTCGCGGTGGTCCGTACCCCCCTGGAGAGCGCCACGCTGGCCAGGGTGGCCTGGCTCATCGGCATGCGCTGCTTTTTCGTTTTCAGTATCGTGGTGGGCGCCTGGGTGGGCGGCCGCTTCTTCCCCGACCTCGAACTGGCGCCCTTCCTCCAGATCGCCTCGCTGGCCGCCCTCTTCAACCTGCTGGTCCACGTCATCAACGCCCGGGTGGCCCGCCTGCCCGAAGAGCGCAAGAAACCGCTGGTGCAGATCCTCATCCAGGCGCAGGTGCTGGCCGACTGGCTCGTGCTCCTCTTCATCATCCACCACACGGGCGGGATCGAAAGCCCGCTGCTGCACTTCTTCATTTTCCACCTGGCCCTCAGCGCCGTCTTCCTCAGCCCCGGCTTCACCGTGCTCGCCCTCGCTTTCATCGTGGCGGCGCTCAGCCTGCTCTTCGCCGCCGAGGCCACCGGCATCCTCGAGCCGGTGCAGCTGAGCGGCCTGACCAACCCGGCCAACCAGCGCAGCTGGTCCTACATCCTGCACGTCTCCTTCTGGCATTTCTCCACCCTGGCGGTGATGGCCTTCCTCCTGGGGGCGGTCATGCGCGGCCTGCGGCGCCGGGAGGCGGAGGCCCTGCGCATCCGGCGACGGCTGGAGAAGGCCAACCAGGACATCCTGCGCATCAGCGAGGAGCGCATCCGCCTCATGCACACCATGGGCCACGAACTGCGCTCCCCCATCGCCGCCGCCCAGTCCATGCTGAGCGCCCTCGAACTCAGCCACGGCGCGGAGCTGCCGGCCCCCGCGCGCGGCATCCACCAGCGGATCAGCAGCCGCCTGAAGGGCCTCACCGGTCTCATCGGCGAATTGCTGGATCTGGCCGAGCAGCGCCGCGAGCCCTCCCGCCCGGTGCGCCGGGTGGAGCTGGGCGGCCTGCTGGCCGGCCTGATGGAGGATCTGGAGGCGCATGCCGCCGAGGCGGGACTGCGCCTGGAGCGCCAATGGACCGAAGGCCGGTCGGTCCACGTCAGCGGCGATCCGGAGCGCCTGCGCCGCATTTTCGAGAACCTGCTCACCAACGCGCTCAAGTACTCGCGCCCCGGCGGCGTGGTCCGCGTCGGCCTGACCCTGCCCGCCGCGGAGGACCGGCCGCCCCAGGTCGAGGTCTGGGTGTCCGACGAGGGCATCGGCATCGCCCCCGACCAGCTGCCCCGCCTCTTCTCCGAGTTCTACCGCACGCCCCAGAGCAGGCGCCACACCACCCAGGGCACGGGCCTGGGCCTGGCCATCACCAAGTCCATGGTGGAGGCGGCCGGGGGGGAGATCCTGGTGGAGAGCGAACTGGAGCGGGGCAGCACCTTCCGCGTCCGCCTGCCCCGTCTGGTCTGAACCCCCGGATCAGGTCGGCAGAAAGTTCCCACTTCCCCCGCCCACGTTGGACTTCGCCACTCCCGGACTTGGACTTTACAAGCTGGATCAAGCACTTGGCTTCCCGTCGGCGGCGTGGCACGGAACTTGCCGAAGGCCCCAGTGCCATCATCGGGAGGACCATGGCTTCCATTTCCGACAACCTGCTCTTCGCGCGCACCCTGCTGCCCATCATGCATTCGGGCCTGGACGCCTATGCCCTGCGGCAGAAGGCCATCGCCAACAACCTGGCCAACATCGAGACCGACGGCTACCAGCGGCGCAGCGTGCACTTCGAGGAGCAACTGGCCCAGGCCCTGGAGAAGAAGGGCGAGGGGCTGGCCCGCACCCATCCCGACCACCTGCCCCATCCCTCGGCCGCCCAGGCGGTGGAGGCCGAGCTGGTGGTGGAGCAGGAGGCGGACTACTTCAACGGGCACAACGGCGTGGACATCGACCGCGAAATGACCGAGCTGGCCCGCGCCCAGCTCAGCTACCGCTTCGCCACCCGCCAGGTGCGCCATGTGGTGGAGACGCTGGACCGCGCCAT
Proteins encoded in this window:
- a CDS encoding HAMP domain-containing sensor histidine kinase, which codes for MTPASLAVVRTPLESATLARVAWLIGMRCFFVFSIVVGAWVGGRFFPDLELAPFLQIASLAALFNLLVHVINARVARLPEERKKPLVQILIQAQVLADWLVLLFIIHHTGGIESPLLHFFIFHLALSAVFLSPGFTVLALAFIVAALSLLFAAEATGILEPVQLSGLTNPANQRSWSYILHVSFWHFSTLAVMAFLLGAVMRGLRRREAEALRIRRRLEKANQDILRISEERIRLMHTMGHELRSPIAAAQSMLSALELSHGAELPAPARGIHQRISSRLKGLTGLIGELLDLAEQRREPSRPVRRVELGGLLAGLMEDLEAHAAEAGLRLERQWTEGRSVHVSGDPERLRRIFENLLTNALKYSRPGGVVRVGLTLPAAEDRPPQVEVWVSDEGIGIAPDQLPRLFSEFYRTPQSRRHTTQGTGLGLAITKSMVEAAGGEILVESELERGSTFRVRLPRLV
- the flgB gene encoding flagellar basal body rod protein FlgB; its protein translation is MASISDNLLFARTLLPIMHSGLDAYALRQKAIANNLANIETDGYQRRSVHFEEQLAQALEKKGEGLARTHPDHLPHPSAAQAVEAELVVEQEADYFNGHNGVDIDREMTELARAQLSYRFATRQVRHVVETLDRAIRGGR